In a genomic window of Candidatus Tumulicola sp.:
- a CDS encoding bifunctional YncE family protein/alkaline phosphatase family protein, with the protein MIGRSMAAAILAAVFLGAAPAHPLIQYSAPAGNRPAGTDSLHRTQGILPNGRIVAPAGTSIPVGTDPATIALTPNGRFAIITNSDDRFGGTQAQAAPLVAGASLAVVDTTSMRLASVYQDPGMSFSGGVAALNDPAQPGRTIVLASDGPHGAILVFDLGADGTLTPEGRPIALGDAPPAFPAGIALSPDGRTAYVADQRGDAVFAIDIARRAFASKGPAGYAPAYIAAARGRVIVTSGGAGAFRPVASPAPAPPFGAPPFDADRSMVSSVFEPGPDGLPGNVPYRVRMDQEPDGSQVVGGDAPGAVAVSRDGSTGYVALSNVDRVAVLNLTGQPRVVRGLDLRLFPNAPYGALPSALALSRDGKRLFVALAGLDSVAVLDARSPARYRYGLVPTGWFPTALAVSPSGRYLYVVAGKGVDGWGVLSRIDLKHTSLIKATMNTLRYTRVAGIARFNPVVPPLRSGHRSEVVQHIVYVGIDPQTFDAAFGDGANPNAEPNLRALAAAYASADNFYAADRDRGVARAFSYSAAATLATELAAPIGWTHVPPGAGADDPAGYARFGGLFDALSRAGLTYRDYGAWLAQSGFDGAAYHLDVPAPVGLAANADLTYSAAADPEKRADEFARDMQRYVDAGQVPAFTYVRLTGAPHASPAADDRALGRVVQYLSTTAVWSSTAVFVVPEGVDGSADRVNPLHSLCVVVSPAAKRAYVGHANLSVASVLKTEEEMLGLDPLGLNDLLATDMADFFAAAPDPQPYTAIP; encoded by the coding sequence GTGATTGGTCGATCGATGGCGGCGGCGATTTTGGCCGCCGTTTTCCTGGGCGCCGCCCCGGCGCACCCGCTTATTCAGTACTCCGCTCCGGCCGGCAATCGTCCGGCCGGTACGGACTCGTTACATCGCACGCAAGGCATTCTGCCGAACGGACGGATCGTGGCTCCGGCCGGCACGTCCATTCCGGTCGGGACGGACCCGGCGACGATCGCTTTGACGCCCAATGGGCGGTTCGCGATCATCACCAACAGCGACGATCGTTTCGGTGGTACTCAGGCGCAAGCGGCTCCGTTGGTGGCCGGCGCGTCTCTGGCGGTGGTCGACACCACCTCGATGCGGCTAGCGAGCGTCTATCAAGATCCAGGCATGTCGTTTTCGGGTGGGGTAGCGGCGTTGAACGATCCGGCCCAGCCGGGACGAACGATCGTGCTCGCTTCCGACGGTCCGCACGGAGCGATCCTGGTATTCGATCTCGGGGCGGACGGGACGCTCACGCCCGAAGGGCGGCCGATCGCATTGGGAGACGCGCCGCCGGCCTTCCCTGCCGGTATCGCGCTCTCGCCCGACGGTCGCACGGCCTACGTAGCCGATCAGCGCGGCGACGCCGTCTTCGCCATCGACATCGCCCGGCGCGCCTTCGCATCGAAGGGCCCCGCCGGTTACGCTCCCGCATACATCGCGGCCGCCCGCGGACGCGTTATCGTCACCTCGGGCGGCGCCGGAGCATTCCGTCCCGTAGCGTCCCCGGCGCCGGCGCCCCCGTTCGGTGCACCGCCGTTCGATGCAGACCGTTCGATGGTTTCCTCGGTCTTTGAACCCGGGCCCGACGGCCTGCCCGGCAACGTGCCTTATCGCGTTCGAATGGATCAGGAGCCCGACGGCTCCCAGGTGGTTGGAGGCGACGCTCCGGGTGCGGTTGCGGTATCGCGCGACGGCTCCACCGGATACGTCGCGCTCTCCAATGTCGACCGGGTTGCCGTGCTCAACCTCACCGGCCAACCGCGCGTGGTGCGCGGACTGGATTTGCGTTTGTTTCCAAATGCTCCGTACGGCGCATTACCGAGTGCCTTGGCGTTAAGCCGCGACGGAAAACGATTGTTCGTCGCATTAGCCGGCCTCGATTCGGTGGCGGTGTTAGATGCGCGCAGCCCCGCGCGATATCGCTACGGACTCGTGCCGACGGGCTGGTTTCCGACGGCGCTGGCAGTCTCGCCGAGCGGACGTTATCTGTATGTTGTCGCCGGCAAAGGTGTCGACGGATGGGGCGTGCTTTCTCGCATCGACCTCAAGCACACGTCCTTGATCAAGGCGACCATGAACACGCTGCGCTACACGCGCGTCGCCGGCATCGCGCGCTTCAACCCGGTCGTTCCGCCGTTGCGTTCGGGACACCGTAGCGAGGTCGTGCAACATATCGTCTATGTCGGCATCGATCCGCAGACGTTCGACGCTGCGTTTGGGGACGGTGCGAACCCCAACGCCGAACCGAATTTGCGCGCCCTGGCCGCTGCGTATGCATCGGCAGACAACTTTTATGCCGCCGACCGCGATCGCGGTGTCGCCCGCGCGTTTTCGTATTCAGCAGCCGCGACGTTAGCTACCGAACTCGCCGCTCCGATTGGATGGACGCACGTCCCGCCTGGAGCGGGAGCGGACGATCCGGCGGGTTACGCTCGCTTCGGCGGTCTGTTCGACGCGTTGTCGCGCGCGGGATTGACGTATCGCGATTACGGGGCGTGGCTAGCGCAGTCGGGTTTCGACGGCGCGGCCTATCATCTCGACGTTCCGGCGCCGGTGGGACTCGCCGCCAACGCCGACCTCACGTATTCGGCGGCCGCCGATCCCGAAAAGCGTGCCGATGAATTTGCTCGCGACATGCAACGCTACGTCGATGCCGGTCAGGTGCCGGCCTTCACCTACGTGCGTTTAACTGGGGCGCCTCACGCATCTCCAGCGGCCGACGACCGCGCCCTAGGCCGGGTGGTGCAATATCTGTCCACGACGGCGGTGTGGAGTTCCACAGCGGTGTTCGTCGTACCCGAGGGCGTCGACGGAAGCGCCGATCGCGTCAATCCGCTGCATAGTCTTTGTGTGGTTGTCTCGCCGGCCGCCAAGCGTGCGTACGTCGGGCACGCCAATTTGTCGGTGGCGAGCGTCCTAAAGACCGAGGAAGAAATGCTCGGCCTCGATCCGCTCGGTTTGAACGATCTCCTTGCGACCGATATGGCCGACTTCTTTGCCGCCGCGCCCGATCCGCAGCCATACACAGCGATTCCGTAA
- a CDS encoding 3-oxoacyl-[acyl-carrier-protein] synthase III C-terminal domain-containing protein, whose amino-acid sequence MATETRDTLGRARLLSVATAIPPYALNQDDVATRIRLALGHRSPEIVRMLPMFANTGIERRYSCVPMSWYEEAHGWEERNAIYLQASLDLLEAATRDALERAGRSAGEIGAIVVVSTTGIATPSLDALLMERMQLARDVVRLPIFGLGCVGGALGLARAATIAASMPGRLVLFLVVELCALSFRRDDFTKSNIVATALFGDGAAAALLETSGDGPAVGRSGEYTWPASLDVMGWDVTGEGLRAIFSRDIPALVSTQLHDVAVSFLERDGLHLRDVDRFLCHPGGAKVLDALETAFDLKSGALTEARTVLRDYGNMSAATVLFVLARAFDDPSWRRALVSALGPGFTAGFVLLERP is encoded by the coding sequence GTGGCGACGGAAACCAGAGACACTTTAGGGCGAGCACGCCTGCTTTCCGTCGCGACGGCGATTCCACCCTATGCCTTGAATCAGGACGACGTCGCAACCCGGATTCGTCTGGCGCTCGGTCATCGATCGCCCGAAATCGTCCGGATGCTGCCCATGTTTGCAAATACCGGAATCGAGCGCCGCTATTCGTGCGTGCCGATGTCGTGGTATGAAGAAGCTCACGGCTGGGAAGAGCGCAACGCGATCTATCTGCAAGCCTCGCTCGACCTTCTCGAAGCGGCCACGCGCGACGCACTCGAGCGCGCCGGTCGTAGCGCCGGCGAAATCGGCGCGATCGTCGTCGTGTCGACCACCGGCATCGCTACGCCGAGCCTGGATGCCCTGCTCATGGAGCGCATGCAGCTGGCGCGCGACGTCGTCCGCTTGCCGATTTTCGGCCTCGGTTGCGTCGGCGGTGCGCTCGGTTTAGCGCGCGCCGCTACGATCGCGGCCTCGATGCCCGGACGGTTAGTGCTCTTCTTGGTTGTCGAACTGTGCGCGTTGTCGTTTCGACGGGACGACTTCACCAAAAGCAACATCGTCGCTACTGCGTTGTTCGGCGACGGCGCGGCGGCCGCGCTACTGGAAACGTCGGGCGATGGCCCTGCCGTCGGCCGTTCCGGCGAATATACGTGGCCCGCTTCGCTCGACGTGATGGGTTGGGACGTTACCGGTGAAGGGTTGCGCGCTATTTTTTCTCGCGATATTCCGGCTTTGGTATCGACCCAGTTGCACGATGTCGCCGTGTCGTTCTTAGAGCGCGACGGTCTGCATTTGCGCGACGTCGATCGGTTTCTGTGCCATCCGGGTGGGGCGAAAGTGCTGGATGCGCTCGAAACCGCGTTCGACTTGAAAAGCGGAGCACTGACCGAAGCGCGAACGGTGCTACGCGACTACGGAAACATGTCGGCCGCGACGGTGCTCTTCGTACTCGCGCGCGCTTTCGACGACCCATCCTGGCGACGCGCGCTCGTGAGCGCGCTCGGCCCCGGTTTTACCGCCGGATTCGTTTTATTGGAACGCCCGTGA
- a CDS encoding isoprenylcysteine carboxylmethyltransferase family protein translates to MSVVRIVLAIVVLQRCIELVYARRNTLALLRRGAIEVGGNHYAFFIALHAAWLAAMALWIPPFAAVDWWLLGVFALLQAARVWVVASLGPYWTTRVLTLPGAPLVRRGPYRFVRHPNYIIVAGEIATLPLAFGAVAIAIVFSVLNARLLFVRIRIENAALATRTPA, encoded by the coding sequence GTGAGCGTCGTTCGAATCGTTCTTGCAATCGTGGTGTTGCAGCGTTGCATCGAACTCGTCTACGCGCGCCGCAACACGCTGGCGCTCCTGCGCCGGGGCGCGATCGAAGTCGGCGGCAATCACTACGCATTCTTCATCGCTCTGCATGCGGCGTGGCTGGCCGCGATGGCGTTGTGGATTCCGCCGTTTGCCGCGGTCGACTGGTGGCTTCTGGGCGTCTTCGCATTGCTGCAGGCGGCGCGCGTGTGGGTCGTCGCATCGTTGGGGCCGTACTGGACGACCCGCGTGCTCACGTTGCCGGGTGCGCCACTGGTACGGCGAGGTCCGTATCGCTTCGTGCGCCACCCGAACTACATCATCGTCGCCGGGGAGATTGCGACCCTTCCACTAGCGTTCGGCGCCGTCGCGATTGCGATCGTTTTCTCGGTGCTCAACGCACGTTTGTTATTCGTGCGAATTCGCATCGAAAATGCCGCGCTAGCGACGCGGACGCCGGCTTAA
- a CDS encoding response regulator transcription factor produces MFQSASSDGAREYLAPGRILVVAADTRVADMRTNAFRAAGYEVRAASTAAAALDLAGSFDPDVVVLDAGLPNRSGFDACESLSKCSQAFIVMVGGEAHDSDVTLGLELGADDYVVEPFADCELLARVSSFFRRRLKIAGRRTGPGLAIGSTRLDHDLHTLSHDGNDTSLTALEFRLMWCLGEAEGRLLGRAQLLESVWNDTSGVQTRVVDVHVAALRKKFAEIGAPLLITSVRGVGYRLDRRD; encoded by the coding sequence ATGTTTCAGTCCGCGTCTAGCGACGGCGCCCGCGAGTATCTGGCTCCGGGGCGGATTTTAGTAGTGGCCGCCGACACGCGCGTCGCGGATATGCGCACGAACGCCTTCCGCGCAGCCGGGTATGAAGTGCGTGCGGCGTCGACTGCGGCGGCGGCGCTCGATCTGGCCGGATCGTTCGATCCGGACGTGGTCGTTCTGGATGCGGGTTTGCCGAATCGTTCGGGCTTCGATGCATGCGAATCGCTGTCGAAATGCAGCCAGGCTTTTATCGTCATGGTTGGCGGCGAGGCGCACGACAGCGACGTGACGCTTGGATTGGAACTCGGCGCCGACGACTACGTGGTCGAACCATTCGCGGACTGTGAGTTGCTGGCTCGCGTTTCGTCGTTTTTTCGCCGGCGCCTGAAGATTGCGGGGCGGCGCACCGGTCCCGGTCTCGCGATTGGATCGACGCGCCTCGACCACGATTTGCACACGCTCTCCCACGACGGAAACGACACGTCCTTGACCGCGCTAGAATTCCGTCTCATGTGGTGCCTGGGTGAGGCCGAAGGGCGATTGCTGGGACGCGCACAGCTCCTCGAGTCGGTCTGGAACGACACGTCGGGCGTGCAAACGCGCGTGGTCGACGTTCACGTCGCCGCCTTGCGAAAGAAGTTCGCCGAAATCGGCGCTCCGCTCCTAATTACGAGCGTGCGAGGCGTCGGATACCGGCTGGACCGCCGGGATTAA
- a CDS encoding NAD-dependent malic enzyme yields MSLPPISFTLIVRVEMPNEPGAFGSLTNAIGDAGGTISAVDMHTVTKTRTVRDVTINVASDAVADDVRSAVEMLEGARIVSASDSTFLAHLGGKIRIEPKIPVRTRQDLSTVYTPGVARVSMAIAADPSKAFSLTIKRNSVAVVTDGTAVLGLGDIGPLGALPVMEGKAMLFRQFAGIDAFPICLDTKDPDEIVETVIRIAPVFGGINLEDISAPRCFEVEERLIEALDIPVMHDDQHGTAVVILAALINAARVVGKRLEDLRVVVSGSGAAGTATIKMLLGAGVLDVIPVDRSGALNRDDRYENPHWRWLAEHCNRENRRGSLAEVLAGVDVFIGVSAPGILAPEHIARMARDPIVFAMANPTPEIMPDVAAPVAAVVATGRSDFPNQVNNLLAFPGIFRGALDVRARRITERMKLAAAFAIAGIVTDEERNPEYIIPSVFDTRVVDAVAKAVANAAIDDGAARRSSKNEGEDVSVRV; encoded by the coding sequence ATGTCATTACCCCCTATCAGCTTTACGCTCATCGTGCGCGTCGAGATGCCAAACGAGCCGGGCGCGTTCGGATCGCTCACCAATGCGATCGGCGACGCGGGCGGCACGATCTCGGCGGTCGACATGCACACCGTTACGAAAACGCGCACCGTACGCGACGTCACGATCAACGTTGCTTCGGACGCTGTGGCGGACGACGTTCGCTCGGCGGTCGAAATGCTCGAGGGAGCGCGTATCGTCAGCGCCTCCGATTCGACGTTTTTGGCGCACCTCGGCGGAAAGATCCGCATCGAACCCAAGATCCCCGTCAGGACGCGTCAAGATCTGTCGACGGTGTACACGCCGGGCGTCGCGCGCGTTTCGATGGCGATCGCGGCCGATCCAAGCAAAGCGTTTTCGCTGACGATTAAGCGAAACTCGGTTGCCGTGGTCACCGATGGCACCGCAGTGCTGGGTTTAGGAGACATCGGTCCGCTCGGTGCCTTGCCGGTGATGGAAGGCAAGGCGATGCTGTTCCGGCAATTTGCCGGTATCGATGCATTCCCGATTTGTTTGGATACGAAAGATCCGGACGAAATCGTCGAGACCGTCATCCGAATCGCTCCGGTGTTCGGCGGCATCAACCTCGAGGATATCAGCGCACCGCGATGTTTCGAAGTGGAAGAACGCCTGATCGAAGCGCTCGATATTCCCGTGATGCACGACGATCAGCACGGCACGGCCGTCGTCATCTTGGCCGCGCTCATCAACGCCGCCCGCGTGGTGGGTAAACGGCTGGAGGATCTCCGCGTCGTCGTTTCTGGTAGCGGCGCGGCGGGTACGGCAACTATTAAGATGTTATTGGGTGCGGGCGTGCTCGATGTCATTCCAGTCGATCGCAGCGGCGCGTTGAATCGCGATGACCGGTATGAGAACCCACACTGGAGATGGCTAGCCGAACATTGCAACCGCGAAAATCGCCGCGGTTCTTTGGCCGAAGTGCTGGCCGGCGTCGATGTATTTATCGGCGTTTCCGCGCCGGGTATCTTAGCACCCGAACATATCGCGCGCATGGCGCGCGATCCCATCGTGTTCGCGATGGCCAACCCGACGCCGGAAATTATGCCCGACGTAGCGGCGCCGGTCGCGGCCGTGGTCGCAACCGGACGTTCGGACTTTCCAAATCAGGTCAACAACCTGCTCGCGTTTCCCGGAATCTTTCGCGGTGCCCTCGACGTACGAGCTCGCCGCATCACCGAGCGCATGAAGCTCGCGGCGGCATTCGCGATCGCGGGAATCGTCACCGATGAAGAGCGCAATCCCGAATACATCATTCCAAGCGTATTCGATACGCGCGTTGTCGACGCGGTGGCGAAGGCGGTTGCAAATGCCGCCATCGACGACGGCGCGGCACGCCGTTCGTCGAAGAACGAGGGCGAGGATGTTTCAGTCCGCGTCTAG
- a CDS encoding TldD/PmbA family protein — translation MPDAAHDVAERAVELALREGADTVEATVSIDRRFHAEARGDVVSRLERSTAKALHVRAFVDGRKATLVTSDFTASTLSEMLRQTIAAAAFVARDELAGLPERFAQAVPDLGLHDPAISEREESVKVEEALELERAIRKLDARIVNSNGSHYSDAMSEIAIANSAQFSGSYRSTRASRSSGPVAVDGRFKRTGHYGTAARRLDELEPLELVAGNAVRRATEMFGARKPLTMRVPVIFERDVAASIVDDIFAALSGANVAAGNSWLIGRIGQRVAADSVTIVDDGRLTGRLGSSPFDGEGVETRRTPAIENGTLTTYLCDTYYARRLGLQSTGNSNGSGVGANNCFLQAGTASLDDAIAATPRGVLVLDTIGFATEHASGTYSRGARGFFIERGEKAYPIDEFTIAGGYLEMLNAIDLIGNDLRFDGAVTAPSFRVSEMTISGN, via the coding sequence GTGCCTGACGCGGCGCATGACGTCGCCGAACGCGCGGTCGAACTGGCTTTGCGCGAAGGTGCCGATACCGTCGAGGCAACGGTGTCGATCGACCGTCGGTTTCACGCCGAAGCGCGCGGTGATGTGGTTTCGCGATTGGAACGCTCGACCGCCAAAGCGTTGCACGTTCGCGCATTCGTAGACGGACGCAAGGCGACGCTCGTTACGTCCGATTTTACGGCCAGCACGCTTAGCGAGATGCTGCGCCAAACGATTGCAGCGGCGGCCTTCGTCGCGCGCGACGAACTGGCCGGCTTACCGGAGCGATTCGCGCAGGCGGTTCCGGATTTAGGACTGCACGATCCCGCGATCTCCGAGCGCGAAGAATCCGTCAAAGTCGAAGAAGCGCTCGAGCTCGAGCGCGCGATTCGCAAGTTGGACGCACGCATCGTCAACTCCAACGGTTCGCACTACAGCGACGCGATGTCGGAGATCGCGATTGCCAACTCGGCGCAGTTTTCGGGCTCGTATCGTTCGACGCGAGCGTCGCGTTCGAGTGGTCCGGTTGCGGTCGACGGGCGATTCAAGCGCACCGGCCATTACGGAACTGCCGCGCGGCGTCTCGACGAGCTGGAACCGCTCGAATTGGTGGCCGGCAACGCGGTTCGTCGCGCGACCGAGATGTTTGGCGCTCGTAAGCCGTTAACAATGCGTGTGCCGGTTATCTTCGAACGCGACGTGGCAGCGTCGATCGTCGACGATATCTTCGCCGCCCTTTCGGGCGCGAACGTCGCTGCAGGCAACTCGTGGTTGATCGGCCGGATCGGACAACGCGTCGCGGCGGACAGCGTAACCATCGTCGACGACGGGCGGTTAACCGGGCGCTTGGGGAGTTCTCCATTCGACGGCGAAGGAGTGGAAACGCGGCGTACGCCGGCGATCGAAAACGGCACGCTAACGACCTATTTGTGCGATACGTACTACGCGCGCAGGTTAGGCCTACAGAGCACCGGAAACTCAAACGGAAGCGGTGTGGGTGCCAACAATTGTTTTCTGCAAGCGGGGACTGCCTCGCTCGACGACGCAATCGCGGCGACGCCGCGCGGCGTGCTCGTGCTCGACACGATTGGCTTTGCAACCGAGCATGCTAGCGGAACCTACAGCCGGGGCGCACGCGGCTTTTTCATCGAGCGTGGAGAAAAGGCATATCCAATCGACGAGTTCACAATAGCCGGCGGGTATCTTGAAATGCTGAATGCGATCGACCTTATCGGAAACGACCTGCGATTCGACGGTGCGGTCACCGCACCGTCGTTCCGGGTATCCGAGATGACGATCAGCGGCAACTGA
- a CDS encoding metallopeptidase TldD-related protein, producing the protein MLDETTLTRLLKRSLRHGGEFADVFCERRIVRSFRLQDGRIHETSIGVTAGVGIRVIVGESSGYAFSDELEEEALLRAADAASLIARTSRGGTVRIEPLKTAAIADWYRVATHPSGEERFVHLLERADIAARAFDSRVASVNAHVSEELQEVWIAASDGRLVHDRRPMVALGVQAVAGNGRERGSGFAGDGGRTSLAYFDEHTPEALASEAARVATVNLTAISAPAGEMEMVVGNGGGGVLLHEAVGHGLESDFNRRGTSLYSGRVGERVASELVTIYDDANLPEERGSLNVDDEGTPGQHKALVENGILRSYMQDRLNAGLMGVASTGSGRRQSFRHLPLPRMCNTYMPAGQSSVDEIVASTKRGIYAKSFAGGQVEIGKGDFVFMVGEGYLIENGRVTAAVKNATIVGNGPEVMTKVVAVAGDCRLARRHYTCGKSGQYVPVGVGMPTVKIASITVGGTQGA; encoded by the coding sequence ATGCTTGACGAAACGACACTGACGCGACTGCTGAAGCGTTCGTTGCGACACGGAGGTGAATTCGCCGACGTGTTCTGCGAGCGGCGGATCGTGCGTTCGTTTCGCTTGCAAGACGGCCGCATTCATGAAACGTCGATCGGCGTTACGGCCGGCGTCGGCATTCGCGTGATCGTCGGAGAGTCGTCGGGGTATGCGTTTTCCGACGAACTTGAAGAAGAGGCGCTTCTGCGCGCGGCCGACGCGGCCTCGTTGATCGCCCGCACGAGCCGCGGTGGTACCGTCCGCATCGAACCCTTGAAGACCGCCGCGATCGCCGACTGGTATCGCGTTGCGACCCATCCTAGCGGCGAAGAGCGCTTCGTACATTTACTCGAACGTGCCGACATCGCCGCTCGTGCGTTCGATTCGCGCGTCGCGTCCGTGAACGCGCACGTGTCGGAAGAACTACAAGAAGTGTGGATTGCCGCTAGCGACGGCCGTTTGGTGCACGATCGTCGGCCGATGGTCGCGCTGGGCGTGCAAGCCGTGGCGGGTAACGGGCGCGAGCGCGGCTCGGGCTTTGCGGGCGACGGTGGCCGCACGTCGCTGGCGTATTTCGACGAGCACACGCCCGAGGCGCTGGCGTCCGAAGCCGCTCGCGTCGCAACGGTCAATCTCACGGCGATCTCGGCGCCGGCGGGCGAGATGGAGATGGTCGTCGGCAATGGCGGCGGAGGCGTACTGCTGCACGAAGCCGTCGGCCACGGGCTCGAGAGCGATTTCAACCGGCGCGGAACGTCGCTCTACAGCGGGCGCGTCGGCGAACGCGTTGCGAGCGAGCTGGTCACGATTTACGACGATGCAAATCTGCCCGAAGAACGCGGCAGTCTGAACGTCGACGACGAGGGCACGCCCGGCCAACACAAAGCGTTAGTCGAGAATGGCATTCTGCGCTCGTACATGCAAGACCGGTTGAACGCGGGTCTCATGGGCGTGGCTTCGACCGGGAGCGGCAGGCGGCAATCGTTCCGGCACTTGCCGCTACCACGTATGTGCAACACGTACATGCCGGCCGGACAATCGTCGGTCGATGAAATCGTTGCATCGACCAAGCGCGGCATCTATGCGAAATCGTTCGCAGGCGGCCAGGTGGAAATCGGCAAAGGCGATTTCGTGTTCATGGTGGGCGAGGGATATTTAATCGAGAACGGACGAGTCACTGCGGCGGTGAAAAATGCGACCATCGTCGGCAACGGACCCGAAGTGATGACGAAAGTTGTCGCGGTGGCCGGCGACTGCCGTTTGGCTCGCAGACATTACACCTGCGGCAAGAGCGGCCAGTACGTTCCCGTCGGAGTCGGGATGCCGACGGTGAAAATCGCATCGATCACCGTCGGAGGAACGCAGGGTGCCTGA
- a CDS encoding D-alanyl-D-alanine carboxypeptidase — MIACVTLAASLWSRDRTAHAAARLPQVRTPSDLFRDLPALLEPSAPPSWSSADTRRLRDGMADAFRPATAGAHRWSLAVVDAAGNMLFDDRASDAVTPASVQKLVVAATALDVLGPTFRYHTVLAAQQPAGVDGTLNGNLWLVGSGDPSLTRENLQSGVGMLARSGLRRVRGAVAVDASAMKGPEQNPHWSQDDADEDYAAPTNAVSIDEDTVESTQTVGGVQEHFWTAVHGVNRWAGAVVDRLLRDRRIAVATRPVVAPAPLDTIVLWDHRSDSLRGLETHMLFVSDNHYAEQLLRSLGAERGPGDDAAGLKAEAQFLSERGIPRPGLQLADGSGLADSNRIAAITLARLLADAQSRGGASSMYMLLPAGGREGTLRRYYFTTALGRVRAKSGHIDGVASLAGYVNTLHHGRIAFAFMINGSPGDPDAAIVRAVDRLATL; from the coding sequence TTGATTGCGTGCGTTACGTTAGCGGCCTCCTTATGGAGCCGCGATCGCACGGCGCACGCGGCGGCCCGTCTGCCCCAAGTGCGAACGCCATCCGATCTCTTTCGCGACTTACCCGCGTTACTCGAACCGTCTGCGCCGCCGTCCTGGAGTTCTGCCGATACTCGGCGGCTTCGCGACGGAATGGCGGATGCGTTTCGTCCTGCGACCGCGGGTGCGCACCGCTGGAGCTTGGCCGTGGTGGACGCCGCCGGAAACATGTTGTTCGACGACCGCGCCTCCGACGCCGTGACGCCCGCCAGCGTGCAAAAGCTGGTGGTCGCAGCGACGGCGCTCGATGTGCTCGGCCCGACGTTCCGTTACCACACGGTGCTCGCAGCGCAACAACCTGCCGGCGTCGACGGGACGTTGAATGGGAATCTCTGGCTCGTCGGATCGGGCGACCCGTCGCTAACCCGCGAAAACTTGCAGTCGGGCGTTGGAATGTTGGCGCGTTCGGGCTTGCGGCGCGTTCGCGGCGCGGTCGCAGTCGACGCGAGCGCGATGAAAGGCCCCGAGCAGAATCCGCATTGGAGTCAGGACGATGCCGACGAAGATTATGCCGCGCCGACCAATGCCGTCTCGATCGATGAAGACACCGTCGAATCGACGCAAACGGTCGGCGGCGTGCAAGAACATTTTTGGACCGCCGTGCACGGCGTCAATCGCTGGGCGGGAGCGGTCGTCGATCGTTTGCTGCGCGATCGCCGCATCGCGGTAGCGACCCGACCCGTCGTCGCCCCGGCACCGCTCGATACCATCGTGCTGTGGGATCACCGCTCGGACTCTCTTCGCGGACTCGAAACGCACATGCTATTCGTTTCGGACAATCACTATGCCGAGCAGTTGTTGCGTTCGCTCGGCGCAGAACGCGGACCGGGCGACGATGCGGCCGGGCTCAAGGCCGAAGCGCAATTCTTGAGCGAGCGTGGAATTCCGCGGCCGGGATTGCAGTTGGCCGATGGAAGCGGTCTGGCCGACAGCAATCGGATCGCGGCCATTACGCTGGCGCGACTCTTGGCCGACGCGCAGTCGCGCGGCGGAGCGTCGTCGATGTATATGCTGCTGCCGGCCGGCGGTCGCGAAGGTACGTTGCGTCGATATTACTTTACGACCGCGCTGGGGCGCGTTCGAGCGAAGAGCGGGCATATCGACGGCGTCGCCTCTTTGGCGGGATACGTCAATACGCTGCATCACGGACGCATAGCGTTCGCGTTCATGATCAATGGCTCGCCCGGGGATCCAGACGCTGCGATCGTTCGCGCGGTCGATCGTTTGGCGACGCTGTAA